In Nitrospirota bacterium, the DNA window CGGTCAGTCATGGGTCCACACGGCTGTCGGGCCAGCGCAGGCACCCTGGCTTGGCGACGTCGGAGGGGTCAATCAGCTTCCGGCTCGGCGTCCCCGTGTTGGTGTGTGACGCGATCTTCGTCGAAGATGTCGGCCATTTCTTCTTCCATCTCGCGCGCCGCCCGCCATTTGGCAAGGGGATCTGGCTCTGGAGGGTGAGGCGGCTGGTCCGCCTCACCCTCGACCTTCGACGGGGCCAGGGGTAGTTCGGTCCCGTGGCGAGCCTCGGGGTCTGGAGTCGACTTTGATGCTTTGGACTTAGTCATTGACAGGACCCTGACGATTGCTGTTAACACGATGAAGCATACACCAACGGCTTCACGGATAGCTAGACGCGGCTCAGAAGCGGAACCGGAACAGCCACCGGAGTAATTGGGCCAGCATCGTGATGACGGCCCATTCCTGACGGGTCGGGGGTCGGGTCAACCGGACCCGAAGATTCACGCGCCGGGCCCACAACCAGAGACCGACCGCGGCCAACACCAGCAGCCCGAGCACCAACGGGTGAAAGAGAATGCGAATCATGGCAGCGATGTCACCGCATCTCGGTACCTCACAATAATGAAGTGACTAGGCTTTGAGCAGGTCCTCGACCGTGAACAGACATTCCACGGTATAGCCGGCGGCCGTCAAGCGGTCGCGGCCGCCTTCCTTGCGGTCCACGAGGGCCAGGACTTTCACGATCCGGCATCCGGCGTCCTTGAGGATTCCGATCGTGCGCTCGGTCGAAGAGCCGCTGGTGAGCACGTCGTCCACCACCACGATCCGCGCCCCTCGCGGCAGATTCCCTTCGATGAAGGCGGTGGTGCCGTGGCTTTTGGGCTCCTTGCGGACCACGAACGCGGAGATGGGGCGGTCGTACTGGTAGCTGACTACGGCGGTGGCGACCGCGATGGGGTCGGCCCCCAGCGTCATCCCGCCGATGGCGTCCACCTCGTCTTCACTGATGGCGTCGAGGACCAGCCGCGCGATGAGGAAGGCGCCCTCGGGGTCGAGCGTGACCTTTTTGCAATCGATATAGTAACGGCTCTTCCGGCCGGACGAAAGGGTGAACGCCTGCTCGCTGCTGTAGAGGAACGAGTCGCGAAGTTTCTTGAGCAACTGATGCCGGACGCCGATGCGTTCGTGTCGCTCCACGTCGTCAGCCTCCCAATTGACCGAGCGATCGGGGGTCGATGCCCTGGGATCGCAACAGCAGCAGGAACGCGGTGGCTTGAACCAGCCAACCCAGCACGCAGACGCCGACCGCGCGCGAGGTGCTCCGGTAGTCCAAGGCCTGACGTACCGCCACGACCATGGCCGCGAGCATCCACACCGCCGCGATCACGAACACCCCATCGGTCAATCCGGGAATCACGCCCGCGGCGCGCACCACGCCCGGAGAACTGGCGAACCCGATGGTTCGCAGCATTTCCCCCAGATCCGTCTTGGTGTCCGAGTCGGGAAACAGCTTCGCGCCGATGACATACGCCAGAAACGCCCAGACGAGCCAGCCTGAAATCGCGCCGCCGGTTCCCAGCACCAACGACACGGGTCCGGCTTTGCCCAGTCCGCCGATCCCGGCCGCAAGCCCCGAGAGCAGGACGGCGGCAAGCGCCTGCGTCATGGCGCGACGATCGGCCTCCACTTCTTCGTAGAGCGCGGCGTCGAGGCGTGCCGCGCGGATCATGCGAGTGATCAGCGTCTGGGCCATTGCGTCGCGTGTGGGCCGGGTGATCTTAACAGAGCGGTCCGCAGAGTACAAC includes these proteins:
- the pyrE gene encoding orotate phosphoribosyltransferase, which codes for MERHERIGVRHQLLKKLRDSFLYSSEQAFTLSSGRKSRYYIDCKKVTLDPEGAFLIARLVLDAISEDEVDAIGGMTLGADPIAVATAVVSYQYDRPISAFVVRKEPKSHGTTAFIEGNLPRGARIVVVDDVLTSGSSTERTIGILKDAGCRIVKVLALVDRKEGGRDRLTAAGYTVECLFTVEDLLKA
- a CDS encoding YIP1 family protein — its product is MAQTLITRMIRAARLDAALYEEVEADRRAMTQALAAVLLSGLAAGIGGLGKAGPVSLVLGTGGAISGWLVWAFLAYVIGAKLFPDSDTKTDLGEMLRTIGFASSPGVVRAAGVIPGLTDGVFVIAAVWMLAAMVVAVRQALDYRSTSRAVGVCVLGWLVQATAFLLLLRSQGIDPRSLGQLGG